The following are from one region of the Knoellia sp. p5-6-4 genome:
- a CDS encoding maleylpyruvate isomerase family mycothiol-dependent enzyme, which translates to MSHAYPLEGDLALVDGATRALLRTAARLRDADLAVPSLCDGWTRGHVLAHVARNAEAIGRLADWAVTGEPQEMYPGGTERRDADIEAGADRDADEQLRDLEDTAQALAQVLPRLVDGIVASEVEMRGGHLVASRTLPFLRLREVVLHHVDLDAGYTLADVDGDVLVRLLDDAVGRLRLSRRAPSVTLRTDEGESWEVGQPDGEGPGATEVTGPRHGLLLWLARRIGSGVTSSSGGLPDLPRGA; encoded by the coding sequence ATGAGTCATGCCTACCCCCTCGAGGGGGACCTCGCCCTTGTCGACGGGGCCACCCGTGCCCTGCTGCGCACCGCCGCCCGGCTGCGTGACGCCGACCTCGCCGTGCCGTCGCTCTGCGACGGCTGGACCCGGGGCCACGTGCTGGCCCACGTGGCGCGCAACGCCGAGGCCATCGGGCGGCTCGCGGACTGGGCGGTGACCGGCGAGCCCCAGGAGATGTACCCCGGCGGCACGGAGCGACGAGACGCGGACATCGAGGCCGGCGCCGACCGGGACGCCGACGAGCAGCTCCGCGACCTCGAGGACACGGCGCAGGCGTTGGCGCAGGTGCTCCCCCGGCTCGTCGACGGGATCGTCGCGTCCGAGGTCGAGATGCGCGGCGGCCACCTGGTGGCCTCACGCACGCTGCCGTTCCTGCGGCTGCGGGAGGTCGTGCTGCACCACGTCGACCTCGACGCGGGCTACACCCTCGCCGACGTCGACGGCGACGTGCTCGTGCGGCTCCTCGATGACGCGGTCGGCCGGCTGCGGCTGTCGCGCCGGGCGCCGTCCGTGACGCTTCGCACCGACGAGGGCGAGTCCTGGGAGGTCGGCCAGCCGGACGGAGAGGGCCCTGGGGCCACCGAGGTGACCGGCCCGCGGCACGGCCTGCTCCTCTGGCTCGCCCGCCGCATCGGCTCGGGTGTCACCAGCAGCAGCGGAGGGCTGCCCGACCTGCCGCGAGGCGCCTGA
- a CDS encoding response regulator transcription factor — MEKPIRVVIVDDHQVFVDALAVRLADEPDVVVVGKAMNTEQALEVLSTTPCDVVTLDLILGEEDGLALGREILRRWPQTGIVVVTGAEGGEMVLEAVQSGIRGWVNKTANIESLTGALRGVARGETHIPAALLTNVLVSLSGQPQASVSEAEGIRSLTQRELDVLGCLVEGMSRNEIGELLHVSPNTVRTHVQSILHKLKVHSALAAVAIARRAGVQGTSGLHKRANAG, encoded by the coding sequence ATGGAGAAGCCCATTCGGGTCGTCATCGTCGACGACCACCAGGTGTTCGTGGACGCGCTCGCCGTCAGGCTCGCGGACGAGCCCGATGTCGTGGTGGTCGGCAAGGCGATGAACACCGAGCAGGCGCTCGAGGTGCTGTCCACCACCCCGTGCGACGTGGTGACCCTCGACCTCATCCTGGGCGAGGAGGACGGCCTCGCCCTCGGGCGCGAGATCCTCCGCCGGTGGCCGCAGACCGGGATCGTCGTGGTCACCGGCGCCGAGGGGGGAGAGATGGTCCTCGAGGCGGTGCAGTCTGGCATCCGCGGCTGGGTCAACAAGACGGCGAACATCGAGTCGCTGACCGGCGCCCTGAGGGGCGTGGCCCGCGGCGAGACCCACATCCCGGCGGCCCTGCTGACCAACGTCCTGGTCTCGCTCTCCGGCCAGCCGCAGGCGTCGGTGTCGGAGGCGGAGGGCATCCGCAGCCTGACCCAGCGCGAGCTCGACGTGCTCGGCTGCCTGGTGGAGGGGATGTCGCGCAACGAGATCGGCGAGCTGCTGCACGTCTCGCCCAACACCGTGCGCACGCACGTGCAGAGCATCCTGCACAAGCTGAAGGTGCACTCCGCGCTGGCGGCCGTCGCCATCGCCCGGCGCGCCGGGGTGCAGGGCACCTCGGGGCTCCACAAGCGCGCCAACGCAGGCTGA
- a CDS encoding response regulator transcription factor, translated as MRLVVCDDHRLLLEALGLALGERGHDVVALVSNADDAVQAAGEYRPDVVLLDVNFPDGSSLTAIRRIREASPETKVVMLSAESDHAVVGRAIAEGASGYVGKEKPIAEIVDKLSQAANGHVAVDPALLQQALRPQKPSDDPLWALQFLTDREWEVMRCIMEGQTTEQMAETLGVQRSTARTHVQNLLTKLGVHSRLQAAALMAAHASEGTWPAHMR; from the coding sequence ATGAGGCTGGTGGTCTGCGACGACCACCGACTCCTGCTCGAAGCCCTGGGCCTGGCCCTGGGGGAGCGGGGGCATGACGTGGTCGCGCTGGTGTCCAACGCCGACGACGCCGTCCAGGCTGCAGGCGAGTACCGACCCGACGTGGTGCTGCTCGACGTGAACTTCCCGGACGGCTCCTCGCTGACCGCCATCCGGCGGATCCGGGAGGCCAGTCCCGAGACGAAGGTGGTCATGCTCTCGGCCGAGTCGGACCACGCGGTCGTCGGGCGCGCCATCGCGGAGGGGGCGTCGGGCTACGTCGGCAAGGAGAAGCCGATCGCCGAGATCGTCGACAAGCTCAGCCAGGCCGCCAACGGCCACGTCGCGGTCGACCCCGCCCTCCTGCAGCAGGCGCTGCGGCCCCAGAAGCCGAGCGACGACCCGCTCTGGGCCCTTCAGTTCCTGACCGACCGGGAGTGGGAGGTCATGCGCTGCATCATGGAGGGCCAGACCACCGAGCAGATGGCCGAGACGCTGGGCGTGCAGCGCAGCACGGCCCGCACCCACGTGCAGAACCTGCTGACCAAGCTGGGCGTGCACTCCCGCCTGCAGGCGGCCGCGCTCATGGCCGCGCACGCCTCGGAGGGGACCTGGCCGGCGCACATGCGCTGA
- a CDS encoding ATP-binding protein, producing MTALVEGLSRAASSRDIDTIRALCHDLRQPLAAILLLSDSGNGDVDRKMEVITDQARWLSQLVDTVLTDAATDTVQPVDVAELAALAVHRAQPTAGCDISLDVEDTVQAWARPVALGRAVSCVLDNAIRAAGTGGHVRVAVEGEPECVHLTITDDGPGLGKIASRTSLGLTTTRAMVAACDGTFDLRAGATGGAEADICLHSVAPHSHTESVAS from the coding sequence ATGACCGCTCTCGTAGAAGGCTTGTCTCGCGCCGCGTCGTCCAGGGACATCGACACGATCCGCGCGCTTTGTCACGACCTGCGCCAGCCACTGGCCGCCATCCTCCTTCTGTCCGACTCCGGCAACGGCGACGTCGACCGGAAGATGGAGGTCATCACCGACCAGGCGCGCTGGCTGAGCCAGCTCGTCGACACCGTGCTCACGGACGCCGCAACCGACACGGTGCAGCCCGTGGACGTGGCCGAGCTGGCCGCGCTCGCCGTGCACCGGGCACAGCCGACCGCCGGGTGCGACATCAGTCTCGACGTCGAGGACACCGTGCAGGCCTGGGCTCGACCAGTGGCCCTGGGACGTGCCGTGTCGTGCGTGCTCGACAACGCGATCCGGGCCGCGGGCACCGGGGGGCACGTTCGCGTCGCCGTCGAGGGGGAGCCCGAGTGCGTCCACCTCACGATCACGGACGACGGACCGGGTCTGGGCAAGATCGCCTCGCGGACGTCGCTGGGGCTGACGACCACCCGTGCCATGGTTGCCGCCTGCGACGGCACCTTCGACCTCCGCGCCGGCGCGACGGGCGGCGCGGAGGCAGACATCTGCCTGCACTCGGTCGCCCCGCACAGCCACACCGAGTCGGTCGCGTCATGA
- a CDS encoding MBL fold metallo-hydrolase, with the protein MTYTGDVKPGGPAAVRELAQATIRKLAVSEMANNVYLLTSRRTGAQLLVDAAADPDACLALVRDGGGRLDLVVTTHSHWDHHRALAEVVAATGAPTAAGVDDADELPVHPDRLLRHGDRIEVGDLLLDVVHLRGHTPGSVALAYRDPERGTHLFTGDSLFPGGVGNTANPGQSFDALIEDVTARVFDVYDDDTWVYPGHGGDTTLGAERPHLQEWRDRRW; encoded by the coding sequence ATGACGTACACCGGAGATGTGAAGCCCGGCGGCCCTGCCGCCGTACGAGAACTGGCACAGGCGACCATCCGCAAGCTCGCCGTCTCGGAGATGGCCAACAACGTCTACCTCCTCACCTCTCGGCGCACCGGTGCCCAGCTCCTGGTCGACGCGGCCGCCGACCCGGATGCCTGCCTGGCCCTGGTGCGCGACGGAGGCGGGCGTCTCGACCTCGTGGTGACCACCCACTCCCACTGGGACCACCACCGCGCCCTCGCGGAGGTCGTCGCGGCGACAGGAGCGCCCACTGCGGCCGGGGTGGACGACGCCGACGAGCTGCCCGTGCACCCGGACCGGCTGCTGCGCCACGGTGACCGGATCGAGGTCGGCGACCTGCTCCTCGACGTCGTCCACCTGCGCGGCCACACGCCCGGCTCGGTCGCGCTGGCCTACCGCGACCCGGAGCGAGGCACCCACCTGTTCACCGGTGACTCGCTCTTCCCGGGTGGAGTGGGCAACACCGCGAACCCCGGGCAGAGCTTCGACGCCCTCATCGAGGACGTCACCGCCCGGGTGTTCGACGTCTACGACGACGACACCTGGGTCTACCCGGGCCACGGCGGCGACACGACGCTGGGCGCCGAGCGGCCGCACCTGCAGGAGTGGCGCGACCGGCGCTGGTAG
- a CDS encoding EamA family transporter, which produces MPPAAAVPAPVLVLAAVVSVQFGGALAATLVPQVGAPGSVTLRLLFAALVLGAVARPRLRGHTRRAWLTVALFGLAMGLMNLAFYASLVRLPIGVAVTIEFLGPLTLATVLSRRTVDVLAVVAAGAGVTLISEALTVPLADLDWLGLGLAATAGACWAAYIILSRRTGAQFESLDGLALAMGVALLVVAPFGLGTVPLWTAEVVAKGLGIALLSSVLPYSLELLALRRLSARVFGILLSLEPAAAALAGWLVLGQRLTPTQLTGMALVVLASAVVLGASRPREPAAIASAG; this is translated from the coding sequence GTGCCTCCCGCCGCTGCCGTCCCCGCCCCTGTGCTGGTCCTGGCCGCCGTCGTGTCCGTGCAGTTCGGCGGGGCCCTGGCGGCGACGCTGGTCCCGCAGGTCGGGGCCCCGGGCTCGGTCACCCTGCGGCTGCTCTTCGCCGCGCTGGTTCTGGGCGCGGTGGCCCGGCCCCGCCTGCGCGGGCACACCCGTCGGGCCTGGCTGACGGTCGCGCTCTTCGGCCTCGCGATGGGCCTGATGAACCTCGCCTTCTACGCCTCGCTCGTTCGGCTGCCCATCGGCGTCGCCGTGACCATCGAGTTCCTCGGGCCGCTGACCCTGGCGACGGTGCTGTCGCGCCGCACCGTCGACGTCCTCGCGGTCGTCGCCGCTGGGGCCGGGGTGACCCTGATCTCCGAGGCACTGACCGTCCCCCTCGCCGACCTGGACTGGCTCGGGCTGGGACTGGCTGCGACGGCGGGCGCCTGTTGGGCGGCATACATCATCCTCAGCCGCCGCACGGGGGCGCAGTTCGAGAGCCTGGACGGCCTCGCCCTCGCCATGGGGGTCGCCCTGCTCGTCGTGGCGCCGTTCGGGCTCGGCACCGTGCCCCTGTGGACCGCGGAGGTCGTGGCCAAGGGGCTGGGCATCGCGCTGCTGTCGTCGGTGCTGCCCTACTCCCTGGAGCTGCTCGCGCTGCGGCGGCTCAGCGCGCGCGTGTTCGGCATCCTGCTCAGCCTCGAGCCGGCGGCCGCGGCGCTGGCCGGCTGGCTGGTGCTGGGGCAGCGGCTGACCCCGACCCAGCTCACCGGCATGGCGCTGGTCGTGCTGGCCAGCGCGGTCGTGCTGGGCGCGAGCCGCCCCAGGGAGCCGGCTGCCATCGCCTCAGCCGGCTGA
- a CDS encoding TerC family protein — MNVPTWVWLVTIGLAMAVFAVDIFVIARRPHVPSTREVGTALGVYVGAAILFGLGIWYFAGSTYAGQYYAGWLTEYSLSVDNLFIFLLIMAKFAVPEKYQQSALMIGIVIAIVLRGIFIALGAAAINNFSWVFYLFGAFLIYTAIKLAREGESDDDEYEENRFMRYMEHRFPATQDYHGTKLFTRVDAKRLATPMFFVILALGTTDLLFALDSIPAIYGLTKEPYLVLTANLFALMGLRQLYFLIGGLLKRLVYLSLGLAVLLAFIGVKLLLHALHENELPFINGGQHVPVPEVPISVSLGAIVLILGVTTVASLLKTRRDNRLESSAG; from the coding sequence GTGAACGTCCCCACCTGGGTCTGGCTCGTCACCATCGGGCTCGCCATGGCGGTCTTCGCCGTCGACATCTTCGTCATCGCGCGCAGGCCGCACGTCCCGAGCACCCGCGAGGTCGGCACGGCCCTGGGCGTCTACGTCGGCGCCGCCATCCTCTTCGGTCTCGGCATCTGGTACTTCGCCGGCTCGACCTATGCCGGTCAGTACTACGCGGGTTGGCTGACGGAGTACTCGCTGTCGGTCGACAACCTGTTCATCTTCCTGCTGATCATGGCCAAGTTCGCGGTGCCGGAGAAGTACCAGCAGTCGGCCCTGATGATCGGCATCGTCATCGCCATCGTGCTGCGCGGCATCTTCATCGCCCTCGGCGCCGCGGCGATCAACAACTTCTCCTGGGTCTTCTACCTGTTCGGCGCCTTCCTCATCTACACCGCCATCAAGCTCGCCAGGGAGGGGGAGAGCGACGACGACGAGTACGAGGAGAACCGCTTCATGCGCTACATGGAGCACCGGTTCCCGGCGACGCAGGACTACCACGGCACCAAGCTCTTCACCCGGGTCGACGCCAAGCGGCTGGCGACCCCGATGTTCTTCGTCATCCTCGCCCTCGGCACCACCGACCTGCTGTTCGCCCTCGACTCGATCCCCGCGATCTACGGGCTCACCAAGGAGCCGTACCTCGTGCTGACGGCCAACCTCTTCGCGCTCATGGGGCTGCGCCAGCTGTACTTCCTCATCGGCGGACTCCTCAAGCGCCTCGTCTACCTCAGCCTGGGGCTGGCCGTGCTGCTCGCCTTCATCGGCGTCAAGCTGCTCCTGCACGCGCTGCACGAGAACGAGCTGCCGTTCATCAACGGGGGCCAGCACGTGCCGGTGCCCGAGGTGCCGATCTCGGTCTCCCTGGGCGCCATCGTGCTCATCCTCGGCGTCACCACGGTCGCGAGCCTGCTCAAGACCCGTCGGGACAACCGCCTGGAGTCCTCAGCCGGCTGA
- a CDS encoding Rho termination factor N-terminal domain-containing protein, which produces MPAKKSHGPSVKDPELYEELREDGASKEKAARIANAASRSSRSEVGRKGGKSGDYEDWNVTDLRRRAGEIGIEGRSRMKKDELIKALRTH; this is translated from the coding sequence ATGCCTGCCAAGAAGTCACACGGACCCAGCGTCAAGGACCCCGAGCTCTACGAGGAGCTCCGTGAGGACGGTGCCTCCAAGGAGAAGGCCGCCCGAATCGCGAACGCCGCCAGCCGGTCGTCCCGCTCCGAGGTGGGCCGCAAGGGCGGGAAGAGCGGCGACTACGAGGACTGGAACGTGACCGACCTGCGCAGGCGCGCCGGGGAGATCGGCATCGAGGGCCGCTCCCGCATGAAGAAGGACGAGCTCATCAAGGCCCTTCGCACCCACTAG
- the uvrB gene encoding excinuclease ABC subunit UvrB, producing MRPTTDLQRTVAPFRVESEFQPAGDQPAAIAELARRIDAGEQDVVLLGATGTGKSATTAWLIEQVQRPTLVMAPNKTLAAQLANEFRELLPNNAVEYFVSYYDYYQPEAYVPQTDTYIEKDSSINDEVERLRHSATNSLLTRRDVVVVASVSCIYGLGTPQEYVDRMVRLRVGMEIERDELLRRFVQMQYTRNDLAFTRGTFRVRGDTVEIIPVYEELAVRIEFFGDEVERIYTLNPVSGEIVHEEQEMYVFPATHYVAGPERMERAIRGIELELADQLAAFEKQGKLLEAQRLRMRTTYDIEMMRQVGSCSGIENYSLHIDGRSRGSAPNCLLDYFPEDFLLVIDESHVTVPQIGAMYEGDMSRKRTLVDHGFRLPSAMDNRPLKWEEFLERIGQTVYLSATPGPYELAKADGVVEQIIRPTGLVDPEVVLKPTKGQIDDLLHEINERTKKNERVLVTTLTKKMAEDLTDYLLDKGVRVRYLHSDIDTLRRVELLRELRLGEFDVLVGINLLREGLDLPEVSLVSILDADKEGFLRSARSLIQTIGRAARNVSGQVHMYADKVTPSMQEAIEETQRRREKQMAYNKAAGVDPQPLRKKIADITDMLQREDADTEALMGSGRSQSRGKSGKTGGRGGRGTVQADAGVASDRLKDLPANDLANLIQELSTQMHQAAADLHFELAARLRDEIQDLKKELRQMSQATR from the coding sequence ATGCGTCCGACGACTGACCTGCAGCGCACGGTGGCACCCTTCCGGGTCGAGTCCGAGTTCCAGCCTGCCGGTGACCAGCCTGCGGCCATCGCCGAGCTCGCCCGGCGGATCGACGCGGGGGAGCAGGACGTCGTGCTGCTCGGCGCCACCGGCACCGGCAAGTCGGCGACCACGGCCTGGCTCATCGAGCAGGTGCAGCGCCCGACCCTGGTCATGGCCCCGAACAAGACGCTCGCCGCCCAGCTCGCCAACGAGTTCCGCGAGCTGCTGCCCAACAACGCGGTCGAGTACTTCGTCTCCTACTACGACTACTACCAACCCGAGGCGTACGTCCCGCAGACGGACACCTACATCGAGAAGGACTCGTCCATCAACGACGAGGTCGAGCGGCTGCGGCACAGCGCCACCAACTCGCTGCTGACCCGGCGCGACGTCGTCGTCGTCGCCTCGGTGTCCTGCATCTACGGCCTGGGTACGCCGCAGGAGTACGTGGACCGGATGGTTCGCCTGCGCGTCGGCATGGAGATCGAGCGCGACGAGCTGCTCAGGCGGTTCGTCCAGATGCAGTACACCCGCAACGACCTCGCCTTCACCCGCGGGACCTTCAGGGTCCGCGGCGACACCGTGGAGATCATCCCCGTCTACGAGGAGCTCGCGGTGCGCATCGAGTTCTTCGGAGACGAGGTCGAGCGGATCTACACGCTCAACCCGGTCTCCGGCGAGATCGTCCACGAGGAGCAGGAGATGTACGTGTTCCCGGCGACGCACTACGTCGCCGGCCCGGAGCGCATGGAGCGGGCCATCCGCGGCATCGAGCTCGAGCTGGCCGACCAGCTCGCGGCGTTCGAGAAGCAGGGAAAGCTGCTCGAGGCACAGCGGCTGCGCATGCGCACCACCTATGACATCGAGATGATGCGCCAGGTCGGCTCCTGCTCCGGCATCGAGAACTACTCGCTGCACATCGACGGCCGGTCCCGCGGCTCGGCACCCAACTGCCTGCTCGACTACTTCCCCGAGGACTTCCTGCTCGTCATCGATGAGTCCCATGTCACGGTGCCGCAGATCGGCGCGATGTACGAGGGCGACATGTCACGCAAGCGCACCCTCGTCGACCACGGCTTCCGGCTGCCGTCGGCCATGGACAACCGGCCGCTGAAGTGGGAGGAGTTCCTCGAGCGCATCGGCCAGACCGTCTACCTCTCGGCGACCCCCGGCCCGTACGAGCTGGCCAAGGCCGACGGCGTCGTCGAGCAGATCATCCGCCCCACCGGGCTGGTCGACCCCGAGGTGGTGCTCAAGCCCACCAAGGGCCAGATCGACGACCTGCTGCACGAGATCAACGAGCGGACGAAGAAGAACGAGCGCGTGCTCGTCACGACGCTGACCAAGAAGATGGCCGAGGACCTCACCGACTACCTCCTCGACAAGGGGGTGCGCGTCCGCTACCTCCACTCCGACATCGACACCCTGCGCCGCGTCGAGCTGCTCCGAGAGCTTCGGCTCGGGGAGTTCGACGTGCTGGTCGGCATCAACCTGCTCCGCGAGGGCCTCGACCTGCCGGAGGTGTCGCTGGTCAGCATCCTCGACGCCGACAAGGAGGGGTTCCTGCGCTCGGCGCGGTCGCTCATCCAGACCATCGGCCGAGCCGCCCGCAACGTGTCGGGCCAGGTGCACATGTACGCCGACAAGGTCACGCCCTCGATGCAGGAGGCGATCGAGGAGACCCAGCGCCGTCGCGAGAAGCAGATGGCCTACAACAAGGCCGCCGGCGTCGACCCGCAGCCGCTGCGCAAGAAGATCGCCGACATCACCGACATGCTCCAGCGCGAGGACGCCGACACCGAGGCACTCATGGGTTCCGGGCGGTCCCAGTCCCGCGGCAAGTCGGGCAAGACCGGCGGCCGCGGCGGGCGGGGCACGGTGCAGGCCGACGCAGGGGTGGCTTCCGACCGGCTCAAGGACCTGCCGGCCAACGACCTCGCGAACCTCATCCAGGAGCTGTCGACCCAGATGCACCAGGCCGCTGCCGACCTCCACTTCGAGCTGGCGGCCCGTTTGCGCGACGAGATCCAAGACCTCAAGAAGGAGCTGCGGCAGATGAGCCAGGCCACGCGCTGA
- a CDS encoding DUF202 domain-containing protein has translation MSRIPDRQALQPERTALAWQRTSLTAMVLVLPLVVVAVRLESWSLVVAGALATMTGALLVLGVRLRFDQLRDDSRGYSPFPVMVRVLVVTLMGAVLGIAAAVSALLA, from the coding sequence GTGAGCCGGATCCCGGATCGCCAGGCGCTGCAGCCGGAGCGGACGGCCCTGGCCTGGCAGCGCACCTCCCTGACCGCGATGGTGCTGGTGCTGCCGCTCGTCGTCGTGGCCGTGCGGCTGGAGAGCTGGTCGCTGGTGGTGGCGGGTGCGCTGGCGACCATGACGGGGGCCTTGCTCGTGCTGGGGGTGCGGCTGCGGTTCGACCAGCTCCGTGACGACAGCCGGGGCTACTCGCCCTTCCCGGTCATGGTCAGGGTGCTGGTCGTGACCCTGATGGGAGCCGTCCTGGGGATCGCGGCAGCGGTGTCCGCCCTCCTGGCCTGA
- a CDS encoding DUF202 domain-containing protein yields MADERRSPQPTVETHDRRPESVYGVGDEPDPRFSMANERTALAWMRTALALVAGGVALISVASLAEMPSWAPLVGAASCLGGAALAIRALRSWARVERALRLRQPLPAPRSLPMLATGVVVLASLTLVLGVIEATRQ; encoded by the coding sequence GTGGCTGACGAGCGAAGAAGCCCCCAGCCGACGGTCGAGACGCACGACCGCCGGCCTGAGAGCGTGTACGGGGTCGGCGACGAACCCGACCCCCGCTTCTCGATGGCCAACGAGCGCACGGCGCTGGCGTGGATGCGCACGGCCCTGGCGCTGGTGGCCGGTGGCGTCGCTCTGATCTCGGTCGCCTCGCTCGCCGAGATGCCGAGCTGGGCGCCTCTGGTCGGCGCGGCCTCATGCCTGGGTGGGGCTGCTCTGGCGATCCGGGCGCTGCGCAGCTGGGCGCGCGTCGAGCGGGCCCTGCGGCTGCGCCAGCCGCTGCCGGCCCCGCGTTCGCTGCCCATGCTGGCCACCGGCGTCGTGGTGCTCGCGAGCCTCACCCTGGTGCTCGGCGTGATCGAGGCAACCCGGCAGTGA
- the coaE gene encoding dephospho-CoA kinase, with amino-acid sequence MLRVGLSGGIGSGKSCAAQRFSELGAVVIDADQLAREVVAAGSEGLAAIVDRFGDDVLEEDGSLNRAALGAVVFADERARHDLEQLTHPRIAQRTAELVAAAPEDAVVVHDVPLLVEKHYGPSYHLVVIVGADQRTRLRRLMEGRGMTEDDVRGRMAAQASDAERRAAADVWLDNGGTRDELRGAVDELWHERLVPFEHNVRHGIRVRRPERLELVPHDPTWATQAQRLLERLRLAFGDTLVTADHIGSTAVPGLVAKDVIDLQVGVGELRDADYPALLDRLARAGFPRPHDAPRADNPKDGGVWAKRFHGAADPGRPVHLHVREVGSPGWRWALLFRDWLRADPVACGEYAAEKARLAATCVGTSAYTEAKEPWFDSIHERAEDWARRTGWEPGRG; translated from the coding sequence ATGCTGCGCGTCGGCCTCTCCGGGGGCATCGGGTCGGGGAAGTCCTGCGCCGCACAGCGGTTCTCCGAGCTCGGGGCCGTGGTCATCGACGCGGACCAGCTGGCCCGCGAGGTCGTCGCCGCCGGCTCGGAGGGACTGGCTGCGATCGTCGACCGGTTCGGGGACGACGTCCTCGAGGAGGACGGCAGCCTGAACCGCGCGGCGCTCGGAGCCGTGGTCTTCGCCGACGAGCGCGCGCGACACGACCTCGAGCAGCTCACCCACCCGCGGATCGCCCAACGAACGGCCGAGCTCGTGGCCGCGGCACCCGAGGACGCCGTCGTCGTCCACGACGTGCCGCTGCTGGTGGAGAAGCACTACGGCCCGTCGTACCACCTGGTCGTCATCGTCGGGGCCGACCAGCGCACCCGGCTGCGCCGGCTGATGGAGGGCCGCGGCATGACCGAGGACGACGTGCGCGGTCGGATGGCCGCCCAGGCCAGCGACGCGGAGCGACGGGCCGCTGCCGACGTGTGGCTCGACAACGGCGGCACCAGGGACGAGCTCCGGGGCGCGGTGGACGAGCTCTGGCACGAGCGACTGGTGCCCTTCGAGCACAACGTGCGTCACGGCATACGGGTGCGCCGGCCGGAGCGACTGGAGCTGGTGCCGCACGACCCCACGTGGGCGACCCAGGCACAGCGCCTGCTCGAGCGGCTGCGCCTCGCCTTCGGCGACACCCTGGTGACGGCCGACCACATCGGGAGCACGGCGGTCCCCGGCCTGGTCGCCAAGGACGTCATCGACCTGCAGGTGGGAGTCGGCGAGCTGCGGGACGCGGACTACCCCGCGCTGCTCGACCGACTGGCGCGAGCGGGTTTCCCCCGTCCCCACGACGCCCCCAGAGCCGACAACCCCAAGGACGGCGGCGTCTGGGCCAAGCGGTTCCATGGTGCCGCCGACCCCGGACGGCCCGTCCACCTCCACGTGCGCGAGGTGGGCAGCCCGGGCTGGCGGTGGGCGCTGCTCTTCCGCGACTGGTTGCGGGCGGACCCCGTCGCCTGTGGCGAGTATGCCGCGGAGAAGGCCCGGCTCGCGGCCACCTGTGTGGGGACCAGCGCCTACACCGAGGCCAAGGAGCCGTGGTTCGACAGCATCCACGAGCGTGCCGAGGACTGGGCGCGGCGCACAGGATGGGAGCCCGGGCGTGGCTGA
- a CDS encoding PPOX class F420-dependent oxidoreductase: protein MARTIATNTEVDLEGLLDFVRPRHHMVLITTRSDGRPQASPVTGGVDGAGRIVVSTYPERAKTANARRDPAVSVVVLSDDFGGAWVQVDGDCEVIDAPDSVEPLVEYFRCISGEHPDWEEYRQAMRDQGKSLLRITPTRWSPVATGGFPARLAD from the coding sequence ATGGCACGCACCATCGCGACGAACACCGAGGTCGACCTCGAGGGACTTCTCGACTTCGTCCGGCCGCGGCACCACATGGTCCTCATCACCACGCGGTCGGACGGCCGGCCCCAGGCGTCGCCGGTGACCGGGGGAGTGGACGGGGCCGGCCGGATCGTCGTCTCCACCTACCCCGAGCGGGCCAAGACGGCCAACGCGCGACGCGACCCCGCGGTGAGCGTCGTGGTGCTGTCCGACGACTTCGGCGGCGCCTGGGTGCAGGTCGACGGTGACTGCGAGGTGATCGACGCGCCCGACTCGGTCGAGCCCCTCGTGGAGTACTTCCGCTGCATCTCCGGGGAGCACCCCGACTGGGAGGAGTACCGCCAGGCGATGCGCGACCAGGGCAAGTCGCTGCTGCGCATCACGCCCACGCGCTGGTCGCCGGTCGCCACCGGTGGCTTCCCGGCCCGCCTCGCGGACTGA